Within Paenibacillus sp. RUD330, the genomic segment ACGCCTTCGGGCCGCTGCTTGAGCTGGAGAAGGAGCTGAACGAGGTGACGGCCGCCATGGGCGAGCCGGACGCCGACCTGGACGTGCTGCTGGAACGCATGGGCGAGATCCAGGAAGAGCTCGAGATCGGGGATTACTACCTGCTCGACGTGAAGGTGGATGAAATGGCGAACGGCCTCGGGCTCAGCGCCATCGGCCTCGACCGCGACGTCACGGCGCTCAGCGGCGGACAAAGGACTAAAGTACTGCTCGCCAAGCTGCTGCTGGAGAAGCCTACGGTCCTACTGCTCGACGAGCCTACGAACTATTTGGATGATGAGCATATATCCTGGCTGGCGAACTATCTGCGCAATTATCCCCATGCGTTCATCCTGATCTCCCATGACACCGGCTTCATGAACGCCGTCGTCAGCGTCATCTACCATCTGGAATTTTCCCGCCTGACCCGCTACACAGGCAACTACGAGAAATTCCTGGAAATGGCCGAGATGAATAAAGCCCAGCATCTGGGAGCATACGAGAAGCAGCAGGAGTTCATCAAGAAGCAGGAAGACTTCATCCAGCGCAACAAGGCCCGGGCCTCCACCTCCGGCCGGGCGAAGAGCCGCGAGAAGCAATTGGACCGGATCGACCGCATCGACAAGCCGGAAGAAGCGGCGAAGCCGACGTTCAGCTTCAACGAAGGGCGGACGAGCGGCAAGACGATCTTCGAGGCGAAAGGCCTCTCCATCGGCTATTCCAGCCCGCTTCTTCCGAAGATGGACATGCTCATCGAGCGCGGCGACAAAATCGCCATCGTCGGCTGCAACGGCGTCGGCAAATCGACGCTCCTGAAAACCATATTGGGCCGCATCGAGCCGCTCGACGGAACGGTGTACCGCGGCGATTACCTGCTGCCGGCCTACTTCGAGCAGGAAGCGAAGGCTCCTGGGCTGACGCCGCTCGAGGATGTATGGAACGAGTTCTCGTTCATGAACCAGCATGAGGTCCGCGCGGCTCTAGCCCGCTGCGGCCTCAAGAACGAGCATATCACCCGCAGCCTGAGCCAGCTGAGCGGCGGCGAGCAGGCCAAGGTGCGGCTGTGCAAGCTGATGCTGCGCGAGAGCAACTGGATTCTCTTCGACGAGCCGACGAACCATCTGGACGTCGTGGCCAAGGCCGAGCTCAAGCGCGCGCTCCAGTCCTACCGGGGCACGATCGTCCTTGTCTCCCACGAACCTGATTTCTATGAGGATTGGGTGACGAAGACCTGGGATGTCGAAGCCTGGTCGATGGAGCAGCAGGCCCAGAGCTGATATAGGGCAAGCTGTTCAAGCGGGCATCATGAAATATCCGGCTGTCAGGAGCCAGGAACCGCCGAGCGCGGCTCCGGATCTTCGACAGCCGTCTTGGCAGCCAGGCGGCGGCGCCGCCAATCTACCGGAAAGCAGGTGACATCCAAGAATGAATGAACGTGTGCTGGTTATCGAGGATGAAGAAAGCATCGCGCGCATCCTCCAGCTGGAGCTGGAGCATGAAGGCTATCATGTCGGCCATGCTCCGGACGGGCGCAGCGGCTTTCTGCAGGCATCCTCGGGAGAGTGGGACCTGGTCCTGCTCGACGTCATGCTGCCGGAGCTGAACGGCATCGAGGTGCTGCGCCGGCTCCGCCAGGCAGGCAATCCCATCCCCGTCATTCTCATCACAGCCCGGGATACGGTGCCGGACAAGGTCAGCGGCTTCGAGCACGGAGCCAACGATTACATCACCAAGCCCTTCGCGATGGAGGAGCTGCTGGCGCGCGTGCGCAATCTGCTGCGCATCTTCCAGCAGAATCCGAAGGAATCCGAAGGCTCCGACCTGCTCAAGATCGGCGATCTGACGGTCGAGCTGCGCACGCGCAAGGTGTTCCGCAAGGAGCTCGCCATCGACCTGACGCCGCGCGAGTTCGAGCTGCTCGTCTATTTGGCGCAGCATAAGAACGAAGAGAAGTCCCGGGAAGAAATCCTGTCCGAAGTATGGGGGTACGATTTCATGGGCGAGACGAATCTCGTCGACGTGTACATCCGGTACCTCCGCCAGAAGCTGGACAAGGGCTTCCGCCACAAGCTGATCCATACGGTGCGCGGAGTCGGCTACATGATGAAGGAGCCGGAGGCATGACTCTCCGCAAGCGGTTCACCCTCTTCACGATCTTCTGGCTCATCTTCATCCTCATCCTGTTCAACATCTTCGTCTACTTGTTCATGACGAAGATCACGACGCGCAGCGAGCAGCAGGTCATGATGAACAAGGTGAACCTGATTCTGGAGAACAACAAGCTGAACGACAAGACGCATCTGGCGGACGAAGGGCTGCTGAGGGAGTTCTACAACGTCAACGAGCTGATCCGGATCATCAGTCCGGAGGGCAAGACGGTCAATCTGCAGGGCTCCGACACCGATCTGCTGGCGCTGCCGGTCAAGTTCGTCGCCTACCGGGAGTCGGGAGAAAGGTTCGTCGGCAGCACGAGGGTTCTGTTCATGAAGGTGCCGCTGTACCAGGATTCCGAAATCATCGGCATGCTTGAGATCGAGCGCAAGCTCAACCTGCAGGACAGCTACATGAAGGTGCTTGTGGCGGCTTTGTCCGTGACCAGCATCGGCGCCATCCTGTTCGCGATCTTCGGCACGTACTGGTTCACCTCGAGGCTGACCGCCCCGATCCAGCAGATGGTGCAGACGATGAGGGAGATCGACCGCAGCGGCAAGCTGCGGAAGATCGAGATGGGGGACAAGGAGGAGTCGGCCGAGCTGCTCCAGCTCCTCCGCGCCTTCAATCAGATGATCGAGAGGCTGGACCGCACGTTCGCCCGTCAAAAGCAGTTCGTCGCGGATGCGTCGCATGAGCTGAAGACGCCGCTGACCGTCATCGTCAGCTACGCGGGCATGCTGAAGCGCTGGGGCCGCGACGACGCCGCGATCCGCGAAGAGGCGATCGATGCGATCGCCAAGGAGGCGGAGCGCCTCCAGAACCTCACCAAGTCGATGCTCATGCTGGCCGAAGCGGAGCAGGAGGATTGGCTCAATCTGGAGACGTTCGACGTCGTCCAGATGGTCGACGAGCTGGCCGGCATGCTGCAGGCGACGTTCCAGCGCCCGATCCGGGTCCATACCTCCGCTGGCGGACTGAAGATGTCGGGCGACAAGGACAAGATCCGCCAGCTGCTCGTCATCCTGCTGGACAACGCCATCAAGTACAGCAAGGAACCGATCGACGTCACGGTGAGCGCGGTCAAGCAGTCCGTGCGCGTCCATGTGACGGACAAGGGCATCGGCATTCCCGAGAACGAGATTCCGTACCTGTTCGAGCGGTTTTACCGCGTGGACGGGGCGCGGCGCCGCACGACCGGCGGCGTCGGGCTCGGCCTCTCGATCGCCAAGAGGATCGTCGAGCTTCATGAAGGCCAGATCGACGTGTTCAGCAAGCCGGGCAAGGGAACGACGATCACGCTCCAATTCCCGCAGACGCTGAAGGGCAACGGCGGCCGGTAGCGTCGCCGGCCTCCTGGCCGCCGCGGGAAGCAAAAAAGCCGCATCGCCCTCGATATCGAAGGCGATGCGGCTTTTATCATCATTCGTAAGGTATCGTCTACAGGATGCGCTTGGCGGTGACGTAGTGATTGTTCCAGTAAGAGGTGCCGAGGCTGGAGATCGTCACGCCTGTTTTGCCGTATGTGTGCAGGATCTTGTTGGAGCCGGCGTAAATGGCGACATGGCCGATGCTCTTGCCGGAGCTGCCGGTGAAGAAGACGAGATCGCCCTTGCTGAGATAGCCGCGGGTAACCTTCACTCCCTTGGCCGCCTGCTCGCTGGAAGTCCTCGGCAGGGAGACGCCGGTTTTCTTGTAGACGTATTGGGTGAACGAAGAGCAGTCGAATGCGTATGTAACGCCGCTAGGAGCTCCGAGGCGGTAAGGAACGCCCAAGTACTGCTTGCCGTAGGAGAGAAGCTTTTCCGCCTGCGGCGTCGCGGCATGTGCTGTCGATGCAGAGCCAAGAGCGAGTCCCGACACTCCAAGGACAGCGCAGAGGCCGATGTTCATGATTGTCTTTTTCCATTTGCTTGTGCGCATGTCTTGTGGTGTCCCTCCATCATGGTGTACGTTGATTATGTAGTGTTGCTTACAAAAAGGATCATAACACACCTTTTGTATCCTAAACATTTCCAGAAAGAAAGAAAACCCAACCAAATCGCGATGCAAAAGGCTTTATGAGAATACGGTGAGAATCCTCTCATAATTGGTTGGCAGTTTATTAAAGGAGGTTAATGATGAAATTCCGCGTAAGCGCGGTCCAGTATGAACTGGCCGATATCGATTCCTTTGACGAATTCGCCGCTCAAGCCGCCCATTATGTCCGCAACGCCTCGGAATACGGCACCCAGTTCGTGCTGTTCCCGGAATTCATGACGACGCAGCTCCTCAGCATCCGAGGGGAGGACGGCAAGGCGCGGGGCATCCAGTCGCTGCCGGACTTCACGGAGGCGTACGAAGGGCTGTTCGCCGGCCTTGCCCGTGAATACGGCATGCACATCGTCGCAGGCACCCACGTCGTCCGCACGGCGGAAGGCAAGCTGAGGAACACGGCGTATTTGTTCGGACCCGACGGGGGCATGCGCACGCAAGCCAAAATCCATCTGACGCCGACCGAGGTGGAGGAATGGAACATGTCCGCCGGAGACGGCCTGGAGGTGTTCGACACTCCGTACGGAAAAATCGCGATGCTGACCTGCTACGACATCGAGTTTCCCGAAATCGTGCGCATGGCCCGGGCCAAAGGGGCGGACGTCATCTTCTGCCCTTCCTGCACGGACGACCGCCACGGCTTTTACCGCGTGCGCTATTGCTGCCATGCGCGGGCTGTCGAGAACCAGATCTATATCGTGGCGACGGGAACGGTCGGTTCCTTGCGCCGGGTGGACTTCATGAGAGCCAACTACGGCCAGGCCGCCGTCATCACTCCGAACGATATCCCGTTCCCTCCGAAGGGCATCATGTGCGAGGGGACGGAAAACCGCGATATGCTGATCGTGGCCGACCTTGACCTGTCCCTGCTCGAGGACGTCCGCCGGAGCGGCTCCGTGACGACGTGGAGAGACCGGCGTACGGATCTGTATCGCGATTGGAGCTGATTGCAGCGGGGGAAGGGAAGGTATGCATCCGATGCTGAAAAAACTGTATGTGATCCGCGCAGGGAAGCCGGTGGAAGCGACGATCCGCCGCTACGGCGATGAAGATGCCGAAGGGTTGATCCGGGTGCAGGAAGCGAGCTTCCCGCCTCCTTATCCTCACGAGCTGCTCTGGAACAGGGAGCAGATCCGTCAGCATGCCGCCCGCTTCCCGGAAGGAGCGCTGTGCGCCGTCGTGGAAGGGGAGATCGTCGGGTCCATGACCGGCATGCTGACGGATGGAAGACTCGCCGGAGACCATGACTGGGCCGCCGTCACCGACAGCGGTTATATCCGGAATCATGATCCGCAGGGGGACACCCTCTATGTCGTGGATATATGCGTCACCCCCGAGTACCGCAAGAGCGGCATCGGCAAGTGGCTGATGCAGACGATGTACGAAACGGTCGTGCATCTCGGCAAGGCCCGGCTGCTCGGGGGCGGCCGGCTGCCGGGCTATCATCGTCATGCGGCCGAGCTGAAGCCGCAGCAGTATGTGGACGCCGTGCTGAAGGGCGACCTCCATGACCCGGTTCTGACTTTTCTGCTTCGCTGCGGCAGGATGCCGGCCGGAATTGCAGAGAACTATTTGGAGGATGAGGAATCATGCCACTATGCCGCCCTGATGGAATGGCGCAATCCGTTCCTCATCCGGGAGCCGAAGAACTGATTGTAATGAAACCGATGAGGAGTTGATGACCACGATGGAATTCCACCGCATCATGTCCATTGAAGATCCGCAGTTCCCCAAGCTCCACCGCCTGCTGCAGGAGGTGTTTCCGCCGGAGGAGGTGCTCGCCTACGACCTGTGGCGCGAGCCGCTGCTCGACCGCTCCATCCATGTCTGCGTCGCCCTGCATGAGGGCGAGGCGGTCGGCGCCACGGAATTCCGCTATTATCCGGACATGCGCGTCGCCATGACGGATTTCACGATCATCGGCAGGCCGGGTCTCGGCATCGGGCGCTTCCTGATGCGCAGCCGCGAGCGGGAGCTGGACCGGCTGGCCGAGCAATCCGGGTCGGAGCCGCTCGGCATGTTCGCGGAGATCTACGATCCTTACCTCACCGGGCATGAATTCGGAGGCGTCAGCCCGATGAATCCGATCGTCAGGCGCGAGGTGCTGTCCCATATCGGCTACAAGCGGCTGGATCTCGCCTATGTCCATCCATCCTGGGATTTGGAGGGCGGAGCGGTAAGCGGCCTGGACCTCGGCTTCCTGCCGAAGGAAGAGCGGCAAGACGAGATTCCGGGAGCTCTGGCTGCGCAGTTTCTGGAAACCTACTATTCGGCGATCGAGCGCAAGCCTCAGGAATGGTACGACATGGTCCAGGGCATCCGCGAACGGGAAAAGATCGCCCTGCTTCCGCTCTGATGGCTTACTCGCCGGCGGTGCTGACCTTTCTCGGCACCGGCGATTCGCTTGGAGTGCCGCGGGTTTATTGCAGCTGTCCCGTATGCGAGGAAGCGCGGGCGACGGGCAGGAACAGGAGGCTGCGTTCCCTCGTGCGGATTGACGGCCTGGAAGGCGGCGGCTCTCCGGACGATGTGACGCTGATCGACTGCGGACCCGATTGGGGCAGGCAGATGGAAGCGGCCGGGCTGCGCTCGGTCGGGAGAATGCTGATCACGCATGCCCACTTCGATCATATCGGCGGCCTCGTGGAATGGGCGGATGCATGCAGGTGGACGAAGCAGCGGGGCAAAGCCTACGCTCCCGCCGAAGTCATTCCCGACATTCTGGCCCGCTTTCCCTGGCTGGACCGATGGATCGATTTCATGCCGATCGAAGAGCCGCTCGCGATCGGCAGCTGGAGCATTCGAAGCTGGCGTGTCCATCATGGCTACAACGGCTATTCGTACGCCTATCGGTTCGACCATGGCGAGACCGGATACGCCTGGGCGTACTGCTCCGACTCCATCGGCCTGGACGAGATGCAGAAGGCGCCGCTGCGCGGCGCCGATCTGATCGTGCTCGGGACGAGCTTTTACCATGAGCCCTATCCTTACGCCGGACGCTCCGTATACGACGTCACGGAAGCTCTGGAGCTGCGGGAGGAGCTGCAGCCGGGCGAAATGCTGCTGACGCATATGTCGCATGATATCGATCTGGACCGCGAGTACGGCTTGCCGGGCAACGTGAAGTTCGCCGAGGCGGGAATGCGCCGGATTCTCGATAAATAGAATCTAAAAATCGAACAGCCCCCGACGATGCGGCGTACGCATCCGTCGGGGGCTGCTTGATTGTCTGCGAATAGTCTAGCCGGCTCCGCGTTCTTCCGGGCGTCCCTGGGAATGGCGGAACAGCTGCTCGTAGTAGCCGCGCTGCCTGACCAGCTCCTCATGGCTGCCCTGCTCGGCGATGACGCCGCTCCGCATGACGATGATGCGGTCCGCATCCATGACGGTCGATATGCGGTGGGCGATGACGAGCGTCGTCCTTCCCGCCGCAACGGCGTCCAGCGCCCGCTGGACGAGCTGCTCGGTGCTGGAGTCGAGATTCGCCGTCGCTTCGTCCAGCACAAGGATGGCAGGCTGATAGAGCACGATGCGGGCAAAGCTGAGCAGCTGCCGCTCCCCGGTGGACAGCCCGCTGCCTTTTTCGCTCAGCATCGTGTCGTAGCCGTCCGGCAGACGGCGGATCAGGGCGTCGGCGCCGACGAACTTGCAAGCCTGCATCGCCTGCTCCGGGCTGAAGCGGGTGTCGAACAGCCGGATGTTGTCGATGATCGAGCCCGAGAACAGGTACGGCTCCTGCTGGACCAGCCCGACCGTCCGGCTGAGCGTGGCGAGAGGGAGCTTCCGCACGTCGATTCCGTCGATCTGCACCGATCCCTTCCGCACGTCGTAGAACCGGCACAGGAGGCTGATCAGAGAGCTTTTGCCGGCTCCTGTCGTGCCGACGATGCCGATCCTCTCTCCGGGACGGATGCTCAGGCTTAGTCCCTTGATGACCGGCTCGCCATCCCCATAACCGAACGTCACGTTGCGGAAATCGATGGCGCCGCTGACCTGCGGACTGCCGGCGCCGTTCAAGGCCGGGAAGGAAGCGTCCCCGTCATCCGGAAGCTCGGGCTTCGTGCTCAGCAGGCCCCAGATCCGGTCCATGGAGACGGAGGCGGATTGCAGCGTGTTCCATTGCTGGGTGATCGCATTGATCGGCTGGAAGAACTGCCGGATATAGGTGATGAAGGCGTACAGAATGCCGAATTCCAGGCTTTCGCCCAAGACGGCGCGGCCTCCGAGCCAGGCGATGAAGGCGACCGACAGGTTGCCCAGCAGATCGAAGGAGCGGTTGAACAGCACGTTCGTGCGGATTTCCCTCAGATTGGCCTCGAAGTACGTTTCGTTCTTTTCGGCGAACTGGCGCTCCTGCTCCTTCTCCTGATGGAAAGCCTGAACCAGATTCATGCCGGAGAGGTTCTCCGCCGTGAAGGCGATCAGGCGCGACAGCCGGCTGCGCGACAGCTGGTACGTCTTGCGCATGTAGCTGCGGAAGGAGAACGCGATGATGCCGATGACAGGAAGCAGCACCATGCTGTACGACGCGAGCACGGGGTCGAGCTGGAACATGAGCACGATGATGAGCAGCAGCGTCATTCCGTCCCGCATGAGGCTCATCAGCACCTGGGTGAAAAATTGGCTGACGGTCTCCGTGTCGCTGGATACATGCGTCACGAGGCTGCCGCTCGACGTCCGGTCGAAGAAAGACGGGGAAAGCCGCGATATATGGCGGAACAAGTCCTTGCGGAGGCTTGCCACGATGCCTTGGCCGGTACGCTGGATCAGGTTGTTCTGCAGATAGGAGAACAGCAGGGCGAGAATGGACAGAAGAAGATACAGGACGCCGATGAGCAGCAGCGGCCGGAATTCCGTCTTGCCCTGCATCAGATGGTCGTCGATGACGATCTTCACCAGATAGGGCTGGAGCAGGTCTGCGAATACCGCGATCAGCGTGCAGAAGAATACGCCTGTGAACGCCTTTCGGTACGGCTTGGCATAGATCATGATGCCTTTTCGGGCTTCCTTGGAGCGGGGCGGGTTTTGCCGCTGCTGTTCCGCTGCTTCGGCATGCTCAGCCGATTTGGCCATGTGAGGTCCCTCCTTGCTGCAGGGCGAACAGCTCCGCATAGATGCCTTCCTCCGCCAGCAGGCTCTCATGCGTTCCTTGCTGGACGATCCGGCCTTCGTCCATGACGACGATGACGTCGGCATGCTTGAGCGCGCTGATGCGATGCGCGATGATCAGCGTCGTTTTGTTTTTGCGGAGCTGCTGGATATTGCGGATGATGGCGGTTTCGGTGACGGCATCGACGGCGCTGACGCTGTCGTCGAGAATGAGGATCGGAGCGTCCTTGATCAGGCCTCTGGCCAGGCTCGTGCGCTGCCGCTGTCCGCCGGAAAGCGTGACGCCGCGCTCGCCGAGACGGGTCTGGAAGCCCTCGCTGAACTGCTGGATGCTCTCGTAGATGCCGGCTTGGCGGGAGGCGTCCTCGACATCCCTCTGCTCGGCGTTGCGCCTGGAGAAGGCGATGTTGTCGCGCATCGTCGTGCTGAACAGGAAGCCGTCCTGCGGGACGTAAGCGATATTCTCGCGCAGGCTGCCGAGGCCGAGCTCCCGGATGTCTGCCCCGCCGATCCGGATCGTGCGCGGGGGAGCTTCGTAGATCCGCAGCAGCAGCTTGGCGATCGTCGTTTTGCCGCTGCCGGTGCGGCCGATGATTCCGGCTGTCATGCCCGGCTCAACGGAGAGACGGATATCATGCAGCGCTTCCATTGTCGAGCCGGGGTATTTGAAGCTGAGTCCGCGCAGCTCGATTCCGGAACCGGAGAGCGGGACGGATTGCTCCGCATCGCTTATGTCCGGGATGATGGATAGAAGCTCCTGCAGCCGCTCAAGGCTGGCGCGCGACCGCTGCATCGTGTTGATGACGTTGCCGATCTGCTGCAGGGGATTGATCATCAGCCGCACATAGAGCGTCAGGGAGACGAACATTCCGATCGTAATGGCACCGCTCAGAGCCTGGTAGCCGCCGTAGGCGATCGTGACGACAAGCGACAGGGCGCCGAGAAACGGAAGCAGCGCCTGGAAAAAGGAAGACATCCGCACCAGTCCCAGCTGGCTTTCCCTGATCCGGTCGACGGTGCCGCCGAATCTCTCCGCCATGACGTCCTCGGCGGCGAATTTCTGGGTGACGCGCATGCCGCCGAACTGCTCCTCGGCCGATTCGGTCATGCGCGCGAGCGCGTTCTGCACGATCCGCGAGCGCTTGCGGATGCGCGGTCCGAAGTAGACGACCAGGAAAGGAATCAGCAGCAGGGGGGAGACGCAAGGGACGATGAGTCCCCAGGGAAGCCCCGATGCGGCCATCATGACGAAGGCCGACAGGAGCAGGATGACGGCGTTGGCCGTCTGGTTGAGGCATACCGAGATGGCCTCCCGGACGGAGGTGACGTCGTTCATGACGTAGCTCAGCATTTGGCCCACGCCGTGCTTGGCGTAGTAGGACTCGCTCAACCGGGTGAAGTGGCGGAACAGCCGCTTGCGCATCAGCCGCTCGAAGCCTCGGCCGAGCCTCATGATCAGGTATTGGCCGAACCCGGCCATGGAGCCGTAGCAGACGGCGATGGCGACGAGCATGAGCGCGTACATGCGGATGTCGTTCATCGCGATGTCATCGTTTTTCAGCCGGTCGATGAATTCTCCGAGAATGTGCGGGTAATAGGACTGGATGATGTTTCCGGCGGCGATAAGCAGCAGCGAGGCGGCGTAGAGCCAGCCTCTTGAAGCCAGGTAAGGGGTCAGCAGCCTTAATTTCATCTCGTACCT encodes:
- a CDS encoding ABC-F family ATP-binding cassette domain-containing protein, producing MSLLTVENLSHTFGDRVLFRDVSFRLLAGERVGLVGANGTGKSTMMNILTGKQLKDEGRVEWTPKIRYGYLDQHTKLEAGKTIRDVLRDAFGPLLELEKELNEVTAAMGEPDADLDVLLERMGEIQEELEIGDYYLLDVKVDEMANGLGLSAIGLDRDVTALSGGQRTKVLLAKLLLEKPTVLLLDEPTNYLDDEHISWLANYLRNYPHAFILISHDTGFMNAVVSVIYHLEFSRLTRYTGNYEKFLEMAEMNKAQHLGAYEKQQEFIKKQEDFIQRNKARASTSGRAKSREKQLDRIDRIDKPEEAAKPTFSFNEGRTSGKTIFEAKGLSIGYSSPLLPKMDMLIERGDKIAIVGCNGVGKSTLLKTILGRIEPLDGTVYRGDYLLPAYFEQEAKAPGLTPLEDVWNEFSFMNQHEVRAALARCGLKNEHITRSLSQLSGGEQAKVRLCKLMLRESNWILFDEPTNHLDVVAKAELKRALQSYRGTIVLVSHEPDFYEDWVTKTWDVEAWSMEQQAQS
- a CDS encoding response regulator transcription factor, with translation MNERVLVIEDEESIARILQLELEHEGYHVGHAPDGRSGFLQASSGEWDLVLLDVMLPELNGIEVLRRLRQAGNPIPVILITARDTVPDKVSGFEHGANDYITKPFAMEELLARVRNLLRIFQQNPKESEGSDLLKIGDLTVELRTRKVFRKELAIDLTPREFELLVYLAQHKNEEKSREEILSEVWGYDFMGETNLVDVYIRYLRQKLDKGFRHKLIHTVRGVGYMMKEPEA
- a CDS encoding HAMP domain-containing histidine kinase, which translates into the protein MTLRKRFTLFTIFWLIFILILFNIFVYLFMTKITTRSEQQVMMNKVNLILENNKLNDKTHLADEGLLREFYNVNELIRIISPEGKTVNLQGSDTDLLALPVKFVAYRESGERFVGSTRVLFMKVPLYQDSEIIGMLEIERKLNLQDSYMKVLVAALSVTSIGAILFAIFGTYWFTSRLTAPIQQMVQTMREIDRSGKLRKIEMGDKEESAELLQLLRAFNQMIERLDRTFARQKQFVADASHELKTPLTVIVSYAGMLKRWGRDDAAIREEAIDAIAKEAERLQNLTKSMLMLAEAEQEDWLNLETFDVVQMVDELAGMLQATFQRPIRVHTSAGGLKMSGDKDKIRQLLVILLDNAIKYSKEPIDVTVSAVKQSVRVHVTDKGIGIPENEIPYLFERFYRVDGARRRTTGGVGLGLSIAKRIVELHEGQIDVFSKPGKGTTITLQFPQTLKGNGGR
- a CDS encoding C40 family peptidase, which translates into the protein MRTSKWKKTIMNIGLCAVLGVSGLALGSASTAHAATPQAEKLLSYGKQYLGVPYRLGAPSGVTYAFDCSSFTQYVYKKTGVSLPRTSSEQAAKGVKVTRGYLSKGDLVFFTGSSGKSIGHVAIYAGSNKILHTYGKTGVTISSLGTSYWNNHYVTAKRIL
- a CDS encoding carbon-nitrogen hydrolase family protein; protein product: MKFRVSAVQYELADIDSFDEFAAQAAHYVRNASEYGTQFVLFPEFMTTQLLSIRGEDGKARGIQSLPDFTEAYEGLFAGLAREYGMHIVAGTHVVRTAEGKLRNTAYLFGPDGGMRTQAKIHLTPTEVEEWNMSAGDGLEVFDTPYGKIAMLTCYDIEFPEIVRMARAKGADVIFCPSCTDDRHGFYRVRYCCHARAVENQIYIVATGTVGSLRRVDFMRANYGQAAVITPNDIPFPPKGIMCEGTENRDMLIVADLDLSLLEDVRRSGSVTTWRDRRTDLYRDWS
- a CDS encoding GNAT family N-acetyltransferase, encoding MHPMLKKLYVIRAGKPVEATIRRYGDEDAEGLIRVQEASFPPPYPHELLWNREQIRQHAARFPEGALCAVVEGEIVGSMTGMLTDGRLAGDHDWAAVTDSGYIRNHDPQGDTLYVVDICVTPEYRKSGIGKWLMQTMYETVVHLGKARLLGGGRLPGYHRHAAELKPQQYVDAVLKGDLHDPVLTFLLRCGRMPAGIAENYLEDEESCHYAALMEWRNPFLIREPKN
- a CDS encoding GNAT family acetyltransferase; translation: MEFHRIMSIEDPQFPKLHRLLQEVFPPEEVLAYDLWREPLLDRSIHVCVALHEGEAVGATEFRYYPDMRVAMTDFTIIGRPGLGIGRFLMRSRERELDRLAEQSGSEPLGMFAEIYDPYLTGHEFGGVSPMNPIVRREVLSHIGYKRLDLAYVHPSWDLEGGAVSGLDLGFLPKEERQDEIPGALAAQFLETYYSAIERKPQEWYDMVQGIREREKIALLPL
- a CDS encoding MBL fold metallo-hydrolase → MAYSPAVLTFLGTGDSLGVPRVYCSCPVCEEARATGRNRRLRSLVRIDGLEGGGSPDDVTLIDCGPDWGRQMEAAGLRSVGRMLITHAHFDHIGGLVEWADACRWTKQRGKAYAPAEVIPDILARFPWLDRWIDFMPIEEPLAIGSWSIRSWRVHHGYNGYSYAYRFDHGETGYAWAYCSDSIGLDEMQKAPLRGADLIVLGTSFYHEPYPYAGRSVYDVTEALELREELQPGEMLLTHMSHDIDLDREYGLPGNVKFAEAGMRRILDK
- a CDS encoding ABC transporter ATP-binding protein — protein: MAKSAEHAEAAEQQRQNPPRSKEARKGIMIYAKPYRKAFTGVFFCTLIAVFADLLQPYLVKIVIDDHLMQGKTEFRPLLLIGVLYLLLSILALLFSYLQNNLIQRTGQGIVASLRKDLFRHISRLSPSFFDRTSSGSLVTHVSSDTETVSQFFTQVLMSLMRDGMTLLLIIVLMFQLDPVLASYSMVLLPVIGIIAFSFRSYMRKTYQLSRSRLSRLIAFTAENLSGMNLVQAFHQEKEQERQFAEKNETYFEANLREIRTNVLFNRSFDLLGNLSVAFIAWLGGRAVLGESLEFGILYAFITYIRQFFQPINAITQQWNTLQSASVSMDRIWGLLSTKPELPDDGDASFPALNGAGSPQVSGAIDFRNVTFGYGDGEPVIKGLSLSIRPGERIGIVGTTGAGKSSLISLLCRFYDVRKGSVQIDGIDVRKLPLATLSRTVGLVQQEPYLFSGSIIDNIRLFDTRFSPEQAMQACKFVGADALIRRLPDGYDTMLSEKGSGLSTGERQLLSFARIVLYQPAILVLDEATANLDSSTEQLVQRALDAVAAGRTTLVIAHRISTVMDADRIIVMRSGVIAEQGSHEELVRQRGYYEQLFRHSQGRPEERGAG
- a CDS encoding ABC transporter ATP-binding protein encodes the protein MKLRLLTPYLASRGWLYAASLLLIAAGNIIQSYYPHILGEFIDRLKNDDIAMNDIRMYALMLVAIAVCYGSMAGFGQYLIMRLGRGFERLMRKRLFRHFTRLSESYYAKHGVGQMLSYVMNDVTSVREAISVCLNQTANAVILLLSAFVMMAASGLPWGLIVPCVSPLLLIPFLVVYFGPRIRKRSRIVQNALARMTESAEEQFGGMRVTQKFAAEDVMAERFGGTVDRIRESQLGLVRMSSFFQALLPFLGALSLVVTIAYGGYQALSGAITIGMFVSLTLYVRLMINPLQQIGNVINTMQRSRASLERLQELLSIIPDISDAEQSVPLSGSGIELRGLSFKYPGSTMEALHDIRLSVEPGMTAGIIGRTGSGKTTIAKLLLRIYEAPPRTIRIGGADIRELGLGSLRENIAYVPQDGFLFSTTMRDNIAFSRRNAEQRDVEDASRQAGIYESIQQFSEGFQTRLGERGVTLSGGQRQRTSLARGLIKDAPILILDDSVSAVDAVTETAIIRNIQQLRKNKTTLIIAHRISALKHADVIVVMDEGRIVQQGTHESLLAEEGIYAELFALQQGGTSHGQIG